AATGTAAATAGGTTACATACCAAATGACCTCCCACCAGATCATAGTGAGCATAATGTGGACCTCCAGGTTCTCCGAAAACTTAGTAAGCCACCAAATCTTCAGAGATCAGCTTCACAGTCTCTGTTTCATTTGTATGACTTATTGTATAAAGATACAGATAAAAGGATAGagaataaaaaccaaaaaagagaaaggaagttaATTGAAAACTGGCAACCCCTTATATATAGGTGGCAATATATCAACTAAATTCTACCATAGACAGCTTTGGGTGGACAAATTAGATCTTGGTCTCCGGCAAGTGCTAAAATAGGGACATTGGTTTTGCATAAATGATCCTTGTAGAAGAAAGTTCCACTCCTGTCACGCAAGCCACCCTTTTGGAAGGCTGTTGTCAGCTGCAAGAGAACTTTGGCAGGTACTGTACCTGAAAATTACATCAAATTGTCAATCAACCAACAGTCCCATATTAGGGAGGGAAAGAAATTGCACAGGCAATGTTGTTGCAGAGATAATACTGAAAGTGGTGCAAGGAAATTTCAGTAACTTCATTATGCCACGTTTAAGCTAAAATAGTCGTTTGAAGAACCGTGCACAAACTCATTGTGCAAGAACTACAAAAGGGTAATGATATAGAGAAATGGCAAGTTCCTGCTCTCTCCTTTTAACCAAGATTTTATGGTGTGGATCAAGAGAACAGACAGCTTCCTGGTTTTGGGTGCGATCCTCAGGGACAGCCCATCATGTGGACCAAACAAACAGCAAATACTCTAAAAGCTGAAGTATTATATGcaacaataaaatatcttcGTCCAGAAAGTTAGGGTGGCAGGTTAGACGTCTCTCTCCATGGAGCCCTACCCTCCCATGGGTTAAACCAATTCCCCCTTGGGCATGGAAAGGCAAGACAGGGAGCAAGGATCATGCCAACAATCATGTTTCAATTGACTGAAAGAATTGCATTCGGACACTTTGTGCCCATGATGGAACATAACACCATTGCTGTTACAAGAAATGAGCTATAACAGCAGTAAGTCTCTTCCAAACTCAGGTCTCACAAGAAATGAGGGTAGTATAACATATGACAGAGGTCAACAAGACAACACAGAACCCAGGATCTGAAGGCTAGTTGAGACTAACTGAAGCAATACCTGAATATAACCACCTTACTGAACAATAATTATTGCAAGTTTCTTACCAAATGattggattttaaaatataaaaactgtACTTCACCGGAACAGAACAAAGATTAAACAGTTCCCTTCCACAAATAGCCTTGTACCAACCAAACTCATCCCACAAGAAGATGCCTTGCCAATCAATTAAATATTCTTTTGgcaattaaaagcatgaatcaTGTAATAATGTCATGTCAATGTAACAGCCGAATATCACATTTCAGCATAGCTTCCTAAGGGCATTCCTAACTAGGAAAACATTAAATATCAAAGGAGAAATTACACATTGCACCTGCACCATAAATTACCAAACattgcaaagaaaagaattctcTTTCcatcaaaatataattttttattttgaaaaaaaaaggcattcaCTTTGCACGCTAAACTACCAAATCCTGGCAATTGGCATCTATGGTTAAGAACTGACCATTTAGATTGTGACAAATGCTCTTTTTATCGATCTTAACGTTTAGATCTTAATCATGGGTGCAAATTGCTAAGTTGGTAGCTTAACGTGTCAATTTCCAGTTTTGGTAGTTTAGCatgcaatttgtttttgtttttaaaaatgtgaGAGTTTAAAAGTGCTGAAAATTCATAGTAAATTTCAAAATGCACTTTGTTGGTAGAAGAAACACAATTGTACTTACAAAAGTTGTTCAAAACAAGTTTTTCAAGCAACTCTGGATGCATCATATCCTGAGCTGAAATTTGATGATTTAACCAAGACAAAACATAGGGAGGACGAGAAGCAAGAGGATGGGCAGCAGAAAGCAGTCCCCCAATTGGAATAACAGGAACTTTTAGAGCCTCTGCTGGGTCTGCCTGTGTAAAAAGTGAACCAATATCAGCTTCTCGTGGTATTTGGTTTACATCGATGTATTTATCCAAGCAAAACAGTAACAAGGTATTAAAGCAAGTAGTCTGTCATATCACTTGCCAGAGGCAAAAGTAATTTGAGTGATGATTTTGAAGACGTGTAGTCAAGTGAAGAAGCCCAAGCAGCAATCGATGCCAACCCAGAATTCCTTCCTTCAGAGCCTTATGAGACAACACATTTTAGCATACAAGAGAAAATATAGTCAggctttatattttatttaaacaaaaaaaaaaaaaaaatcatgagttCATATGTCTCTCAACAAAACCTGATTTGACACGTATAACTTAATTTTAATGATGTGACACTGCAAAAAAGTCGCTAGATGAAAGATACAAATTCACACCAGAAACATACAAGtatgtaagaaaataataaatgccgcaataaaaataaacataaataagACTATTCCTGAATCAGACTCATGCAAACACCAGCACACTTGCACTCTTGACGCTTAGAATCACACAAAACAGTGGccatatttaaaaactaaacaGATACATGCAAGAGTACTCTTATATAGTGAGTCTgtggacgagagagagagagagagatggggaaaAAATACAGAAGTTAAAAGCCAGAATTGATAgagataaaattttcaaaaaagatAAAAGTCATGCAATTAAGGTAGGTAACTAATGTCGGAACAAAATGACAAGTTTAGTCTGTCAACTTACAGCATCAAGACAGCATTGCATAAAGCAAGATACCCCCATTGAGTGACCAATTGCAAGCAACTTTCCATCCTTTGGTTTGCAATGAGTCTTTATGTACTCCATCTAAGATGAGAGGAACAAAAAATTCAGGCAGTCATCaactagttttatttataaatttaaggtATAATTGGGATAGAAAAATGAGATTTCAAGGTAGATGATGAGATCTGAAATTATCCTACAAGCAAATGGTAAGATCTGAATCATTTGCATTGAAGGAATGTCACTTCACCACAGCTGGCAAGTCCTCTTCCAAGTAGTGATCAAAGTCCCAATCGTAGTTTACAATCAGGTCCAGTTGTTTCTATAATTCATCCAATGTTGTCAAAAAATGCTCTCGAAAGTCCAAAAACTGTGTTGGAAACACCAGAGTTTTGTCCTGCTTCTAGAGAATATGCAAGCCATAGAGTCATATCACGAGGATAgactaaaaaattttaaactttgatTGCAAAAGTGATGTCAGAATCAGAAAAAGCACCAGAGTAATAGGTAGAACGTCTTTCTGAAGGAAGAACATCCACTCTATGCTTAACCAAGGACTCTCTCATGGCATTGAGAGGCTGCTTAATTTCCCCAACTGTCACttctttaatattaatagatttaaatatttttaaaatattaaaaaaatacatcaatatatttaaaatcacttctttaattattaaataaaaacaaatttaaccAACTGTCAACTAGTGCGGTCAAGATAGGCGACATACAAGCtaattttctcttattttttatgatatattacacataattttttattttttattttcttaaccaaaaagaaaatgaaaaaaataaaataaaaaaggagaatGTGTGACTCTACACAGCGGGTCATAATTTATGTgcttttgaatttgttttgcgCGAGTTTGTTTTCAAGAGTTCCTCtgttaaattagaaaaatgatatttatagttagaGTGAATAAATATTGtgcaatctttttttaaaaaaaaaataaatgtaagattcaccaaaaaaaaaaaaaaagatctcacTAATTTTCAAAATGATGATACGTCGTTTACGTATTttacgattatatataacatactCGTTCAATTATATGCATTATAATTCATACTATCATAAATAATTACcttgatttaataaaaaaacaatcattagatggttttgtaatttttaactTTGTTACTAACAGTACaacgtagattttgatacaaattagcaaaatatagaaatataatttttcttaaaatttggttttagaattttttgtaATTCTAACTTTTCTTATAAAAGGTATTCCTTTATTAAAAGTGAATATTGTGAATAAAATTGAAGGCAtacttgatattttttttaaagttactAAGTCATATAATTTAgagtttataattattttaataatataatatagggTTTTGGCAAGAGAGAGAGTTGGGATTTGGGAAGCCCAAACTCGAAGGCTTGGGTGTTTTGTTTGGATGATTTCAAAACAACGtcattttctttattcaaaATGACGATACAGATATTCaggtataaattcaatatccgTAATCTGACCCGAACATATAACCATCCGGATTCATATGATTTTTGAGTTCTAAACCGGACCCAAAAAATATCCAATCGGAATGCCCACTCACTCTTAGTACAATCTACCATAAATCATGTACACATGTGACGGCATGCAAGGCTGATCATACATACACTGGTACTAGAGTTGGCATGAGATGGGTTAGAGAGGGCAAGGAAGCTGATTTGTGCATGGCAATATTGATAGAATGAAATGACAAATTTTGCTTTCTAAAACGTCCAAAGAGAATAAGAATATGCAGGAAATTAGAGAAAGATGGTAGAGAAGGAAATAAGAGATATATGCTTGGAGAAATACGTTAGTCACAAAtggaataataaaaatgaactCAAAAACTAATGTAACTTGATGTAatacgtcagattataaagttacttttattgttaagTAGATCAAACGGATCACATGAAACTGCAtcagtttatagatttatttttgtatactctctttatatatgtatgtagcaCTTCTCATATGCTTGGGAGGGTACTAGATTCCGATTAAAAAATTTCCATATATCCCTTCATTaccttcatttaaaaataatgtgCTTCGCATATCTATCTAAGGGACACaagacaaaattttaaattggagtaaaattctattattttctaATGGACAaagttttccttcaaatttggtTGAATGAAATTTCCTCTAATTCATCTATAAAAATCACAAGTAGTATCACTTTAGTCTATATGTGACatgcacataatttttttaaaatctaagttaaaattttgtcatatatctttttattaaaacaatatatttttcAGATACTGATCAGGGAACACATGaaaagtttttaaagaaaaaaaatttattcatcatctattattttatcatcatctcatcattccatgatatgacattagatgacaggttcacaagtgaaatatacTGAATAGTCTTTAATCATCTAATACCACATTATGAGATGATCAAAAGATGATGACAATTAAGATAATGAGTATCATTACTCtattttaattggattgaaGGAGACTTTCTCCAACAAAATTTGGAGAAAAACTTAgtctttaatattttaatagagaTGAAGTCTTATTTTCTTTGGTACAATGATCTTTCTCTCAAGTCGGGAGGTGTAGGAGTATCAATTTTTCTAGATCATGTTTatactttatataatatatgagaaGTGCTACAGccataaaatgattatataataataatttggcaaatTGATGTGGTTTCGTCTAATCTAtcagatctactttataataaaaataaatttataatctgaTGAATCACATGAAGctacatcagtttgtgagattaCTTTTGCGTACTCGCTTTGTGGCTATGATATTTCCCTAAATTATGAGATAAAgacataaattatattatctacAGATGAGCACTACCTACGTACTCACCAATGCAAAATGCTTATGGGgacgttatatatatttttctttttctttttcatcaggGGAATTAAACATGCATCACATGAATGCTTCAAGATTTCAACACCAATTGATAATGACAATGTGCATGCATTGCCAGACTTACACCACATGATGCAGCGCTTGTTTTGAGGCCACGCCACGTTATTTATTAGATTCCCACGTACGCAAATTATAAAGTATGATCTAGAAATGTGTATTTCATTGGATATCAAAATTTAACATCGTAACTTGTTTGAGTctgatcaattaattaatcaaaatttttttaatctcttgacCAAATTTGATGGCGTTACACATATAGATCATCAAATAGACACAATATTAAATGCTTACGTGAAACTTTTATTGCTCATAGATCATACTATATATATGGgcaatattaaatattgtaaatttcatataattaaataatccaaCTCTATCAAACAATTATATATGATGAACTAATTAACCTCAATGCGACCTAACTAGGGGTGAAAGTTCAGtgttaaattgaaaattttcttgCTATAAATATAACCCATATGATCTTTTGTAGTGGGATTAAGCTCTGAGCATCAATTAAAAAGTTATGTTATTTACAAGTCGGGTGTAACATGTCATGTACACCACTTATTGTGAGACGTCCTATTATATTgtgagacattttttttttatttaagctAACTTGTTAGACTTTTACAACAATGATGTATTTAGGTGCAATTTggataataagataagatggtttcagataaaagtttaataaaatattattatattattattttttaatattattattattttgagatttaaaaatgttaaattatttattatattttatatgtgaatttaaaaaaattataataattagatgaaataagataaaataaaataaaatgagatgaaatatttttattatccaaACGGGATAGTATCAATATACAAAGTTTCAAATAGATTTATTGGCAATTAAAGCCTGGCCCTTGTCTTATTAATATGAACTAAACATTATTAATGATAgtgatgcatgcatatatagctTGAAAGTACAAAAAACatggtttttactttttaccacagtactattttattttttaactaattaagcACCTTCATTTCACGTCACAAAGTATGCAGGGCATAGGGATGACACAGTATTGCCTTGTTATCTGTTCCTCTGTCCGAAATATAAGCAGCACAAAGTCCCCACAccaaagaaacaaaacaaattccAACTCAAAATCCATCGCCTTCGAAATTAAACTCCATCACTTAAGATcacccttctttctttcttttatgcaaGCACTACCGTGAGTAGTCTCTCTCCAAGTTTTCCTGAGCTCCACCTGCAAGATTGCTATGGTTTTCTATCATTTGCCTTGTCGAATTAAAGGGGTTGTGAGGTTCTAATTTGCTGCAGAGAGTCAGTAGGAAGTTGTTTTGAAGCATCTGATAATGTTATAGCTGCTGCTGCAGTCATAGTTTGGTATTGAGTAGGCAATGGAGCAGCTTGATGAGTGTAGTACACTTGGTCATTAGGCGAATTGGTGTATTCAAAACCATAATTAGCATTATTTGATGAAGCAATAGCTATGGACTGAGATGGATGTTGCATCTGTGAAAATCCCACATATTGTTGCTGAAACTGGTTAGATGGGACTTGAACCAATTGTGGAGTTGATGTCAAGGTTGTTCTATAAACACTCCCAACCATTTCAGGCGTGGCAGAGGTAGCCGTCTTCGTGGGATAAATGGGTGGGATTGCATCCTTATAAGCTGCATATGCAGTAACCATTGTAGGATTCGAAGGCGCTGGGGGGAGGCTTGAGGCCATCATGGTAGAGTCAGCTATGGCAGAATGCATAGACATATTGTACTGTTGGGCCTGAGCAGCAGTTGGCATCACATACACAGCATGTTGCTGCTGATCATTTGCATGAAGAAGTTGCTGCTGAGATGGAGCATACACTGGATAGTAAGCTGACATTGGAACTGTACCTGTGGCAGGGTGTGGAATGTAATGTGTGCTGGCATGAAAaaattgttgttgttgctgctgctgctgatcCAACTGGGGAGGCAACGTGTAGCCAGGATCCTGAACTTGCTGCAGTTGGGTTCGAGAACATGAATCAGGAATGTCATTATTTGTACTTGGGCTATTAGGATCTCTGCTGTCTCTTGTAGCAGCATGACCTTGGTCTTGACAGTACATATGTTTCGATGTGGAGCTTGCAGATGCAATGCTACTATCGCTGGATATAGTAATAACAATCAAAACATGCAGCCATATcaaaattttatcattatttcgAGATTAActtcaaataattaaaccaaCACAATTAAATGTTTGCTTACGAACTGATCTTCCGAACATGCATgtcaagaaataaaatgaactgGTAAACGAACATGAATATTTCAGCACAATTTGATTGCTCTATCATTGAAACATAGGGCAATAAGAGAAATTAACCATCACAATGAAGAGATAGTAGTGTCAAGAGAAATGGGAAATACCTAGCTATCGAATCTGGGGAAGGCAAACTATGACCTCCCCCTGCAGCCTTCATATGCATAGGTTGCAGTGGCAATGGAGGCTTTCGAAACCCGACTGCTGGTACCCTCTGATCCGATCGTTCATCGTCAGAGAAAACATGATTCACTATCTCATTAGAAACAACGATAGGATTAGTTGAAGCCATATCTGTAGCAGGTGGAGGAACAACAGAAGAAAGACCAGAAGCATCATCTTGCTTCATCCCACTACTTGGCGCAAAACTCATCTGTGCAAATTGTTCCTCCATCCCTATCTTTTGCTCCTGCAGCACTCTAGCCCCATTGTCCTCGACTCGAACACGAATAGGAGGCAAGTTTGACATTGAAGGTGACGAAGAAGATGAACCATACGAAGAAGTATTCTCTGCCATAGTTGACTCAGGCATGGAATGCACATCATGAACGATATTCTTCACTTGCTTGTTTTCACCCAAACTGTCACCTGCCCGAGCCTCCAAATCAGGGCAAGAATCGCTACCGCGAACCCTATCGAGACTTAACATGCATTCCATTCCCATGGTAGCTGAATCAGAAAACCCCCTAGGAAGCAACCCAGCATTGTTAAGCGCATCAACGAACCACGTCTCAGACTTGGCATCGTCCAGGAGCGATCCCATGGAGGCGACATTCTCAGGCTTGGAGAAGAAGAGGAACAAACGTAGACGCGAAGTAGATTTCAAAGAAGAGACTGAGTTTGTACGATCATACTCTTCTATCATATTGTCTAGATCTTCATCAGTGGTGACGGATATCAGGGAGTCAAGGTCTTCATTGGGAAGCTGGTACTTGAGGGTGAAGGAGCGGCCATCGATGAGGGTGGAAGAGAGACGTGAGCAGAGGTCTAAAAGAGAGGAGTTACGGTCGACAACGACAATACGGGTCTCACCACCAACATAGCAGAGGGATTTGTCATGGGGGCGAGGAATGATGTGGCCACCATAGCTGCACATCAGGCGGAGTTTGGCCCCCGGGACAGGAGGGAGAGGCTCGTCGATCCAGCTTGTTTCAGCATTCCGTGAGCGGGGCGAGGAGCCGGTCGAGTCGGGGTAGTTGACTTGTAGAGTGGTGGCATTGTTGGTGGTGGTAGGGAGGGGCGGGAGAGGTGGTGGATCCATTGGAGATGATGAGGCTGTGCTTTTGGACAAAGGCGAGTGGGGTTAATGAAAGTTATTGCTCTTGTGATAGCATCCTTTAATTTTTCGTTAGACTTGGAAGTGAAAAAGGCATGCATGTATCTAGGGCTTGATGTTGCCAACAGACCAGAGTTGCTTCCATCTTTCACCACACCTTGGAGTACTATTCAATGAGATGCTTCAAAAGTAATGGAAAGTACGTAGCTTATatgtttagaaaaattctatgtgcagtcatttttccGGACTTCTTTGTGCATTtcagtgatatgattgattgtgtattaaaaaaaaattaatccagccaatcatatcagtggagtgcgcagagagtgcacaaaaataactgtatgtagcattactcatatgtTTATTGGTGGTgatcaaaatatacatatacatatatatatatatatatatatatatagtactccTCTTTCTATGTTCCCAcccacatgcatgcatatatgcatccACCGCCCTCCATCACTTTCGAGAGGGATGAAGGTTTTCGGTATGCCTGGCCTTGAGCTGTACGCTGGGAATTCAACTAAtcactactctctctctctctctctctatatatatatatatatacacatatacatatacatatacatatattaattatctaattacaGGTATTCTTTTTTTATGGGAATTGTAAGAATAAGACGCAAAGGATTTCATAAATCATAAATGAACTTTAAAGAAGAGAGTTTTAAGTCCGGgtactcatttttttaactaGCTTGATTAAGAGTAACGACTTCTAAAGAATTTTAAGCCTCCGTTTGAATACAAAAAGTGTTTTATCTCattacaataaataattcaactttttaaaatcttaaaacaataataatattaaaaataagattttaataatattttattcaactttcatctcaactcatcttgtctgatcaactcactatctaaacggGACATTAATTAAAACACTTAGAGACTATTTATTAGAACTATAAGATATAGATATGTGAGATTTATGCCTGATATATCATGTTTCCAAGGACGTACAGTTGATTAATTATAAATGTAAGAAACCCACATGATGACTAGCTTCCAAAAGTCCGCCCTTTAATTTATATCAATTTGCTTCCCTATATAAGTTTCCTCTGAGATACAAGGAGATTGTCACAGGAAGAGGGAACCCAAGAGAGCAAATGTAGGATCGCATCGTgggaaacaataaaaatatgcgtttatatatacaaaaattcttcacaacctcccaacaccccacactccacattttttttattttttattattttattatttattaaatatttaatatataaataatgaataaaagaattaaattattttaaaaagaataaattcaaaaaaaaatattaaaaaaatattaaaaaattaaaaaaaagtggagtgtggtgtgttgggaggttgtgtagcatttcccttatatatatatacaaaacattaatagtttaattaaatatataataacgtCCCtatgaaaaagtgaaaaaaatggttaatattATATGTTTTCTTCTTCCATATATCGatgtgatcaatatatatatattgtacttCTGGGATTTGTACGTACAATATTACCTGAGTATGTGTTGATTACTTGATTTCATACGGTCGGTGCCGCTTATACATAGATTACTTAAAAGAGAAATCATGCTTTAGCCAACAAAAGTAATCCCCCAAGTTTAACACCTCAAGAAACATCGCTCACTGCAAGAAAATTAGCCTtctgtgtaacagcccgctagaaattcaattgtggaatttcttttgaccttaagaacctcgtgaaaattccgtaagtttacacaaatcgactaatcgcataggttttaacctgtcaacatagttagtgttatcactcactatggtgtcagaaatgcgattttaattatttgagatagttagaagtgtcaaaatgtattatggtttgtgtcattagactcggagggttatttaaagtcttatggcgcaataacattttttcatattttcggacaaaacgtctgttcaaaactgtagatattattagataaaaagaaatatcttgaggtaattttcgtgaatattattgggtaaaaatattttgagttgatagatattattagataaaaatatcttaagttgattttttttagatattattggatagaatattataagataatcatttatagattttttttgggtaggagaaaactacacttaactctcactccagcctcatctcttccatatcttatccacaagtatctccagccacccctccccacgaaattatcttcatttatgctttccattgaaagaatatcaaacactctctctcggacagcttttaggagttcttttgcacacccatttcgaagcttttgtaagtgttttatcataaagtctccttcatataagttgttcctctttgagtctagtttccgtagatgtatttttcgtatcattccatagtcatttggtcggtcaaaagtatttttaaccatggaaaggtcattctgggcgtgaatctggagagtatgttatagtttggagtttttgaccaagctaatggatagatattggtccgaaatttttatggagtattgttaacatgtatatatgaatattggttgaggattttgcatgattaaaggttttgatgaaagattttcttagatttagaaacttagaaactggaagaggaaaaacagtttctgttttgagaaagtttaactctttggtggtctaaacctattctaataactttaataattttattggaggatcctaagtatcttatatacatgttatattattattttgaagatatttgatgttagtttcaaagatatgaaattttatgcaaagagatgttcaaataagccaaagtgtggatattcttggctaaatttatgttttggttaatttctaaccatgtgatcttgaattagaagcttatatatgttttaggacatctttttaaaccatgtgatggtttggtttgaagatcatataattataagtcatagatcaagagaattatcaaaactagttgagaaaaaagtttctgtttttggactaagtgtaaaaccaaaaaaactccaaatgttattttgtgattttggtgactttagattgatgatttaaagcatggttgatgttaggatgatattatgaatatgttagaagtaagatttgatttttgaaattcttggagatattttgatttaaggtcaaaatttataattcaagtgcttagatctttttataaaaaagtttggtgttaat
This is a stretch of genomic DNA from Carya illinoinensis cultivar Pawnee chromosome 15, C.illinoinensisPawnee_v1, whole genome shotgun sequence. It encodes these proteins:
- the LOC122295890 gene encoding uncharacterized protein LOC122295890 → MESCLQLVTQWGYLALCNAADPAEALKVPVIPIGGLLSAAHPLASRPPYVLSWLNHQISAQDMMHPELLEKLVLNNFCTVPAKVLLQLTTAFQKGGLRDRSGTFFYKDHLCKTNVPILALAGDQDLICPPKAVYETVKLISEDLVAY
- the LOC122297800 gene encoding uncharacterized protein LOC122297800, translated to MDPPPLPPLPTTTNNATTLQVNYPDSTGSSPRSRNAETSWIDEPLPPVPGAKLRLMCSYGGHIIPRPHDKSLCYVGGETRIVVVDRNSSLLDLCSRLSSTLIDGRSFTLKYQLPNEDLDSLISVTTDEDLDNMIEEYDRTNSVSSLKSTSRLRLFLFFSKPENVASMGSLLDDAKSETWFVDALNNAGLLPRGFSDSATMGMECMLSLDRVRGSDSCPDLEARAGDSLGENKQVKNIVHDVHSMPESTMAENTSSYGSSSSSPSMSNLPPIRVRVEDNGARVLQEQKIGMEEQFAQMSFAPSSGMKQDDASGLSSVVPPPATDMASTNPIVVSNEIVNHVFSDDERSDQRVPAVGFRKPPLPLQPMHMKAAGGGHSLPSPDSIASDSSIASASSTSKHMYCQDQGHAATRDSRDPNSPSTNNDIPDSCSRTQLQQVQDPGYTLPPQLDQQQQQQQQFFHASTHYIPHPATGTVPMSAYYPVYAPSQQQLLHANDQQQHAVYVMPTAAQAQQYNMSMHSAIADSTMMASSLPPAPSNPTMVTAYAAYKDAIPPIYPTKTATSATPEMVGSVYRTTLTSTPQLVQVPSNQFQQQYVGFSQMQHPSQSIAIASSNNANYGFEYTNSPNDQVYYTHQAAPLPTQYQTMTAAAAITLSDASKQLPTDSLQQIRTSQPL